In one Methanocorpusculum vombati genomic region, the following are encoded:
- a CDS encoding YkgJ family cysteine cluster protein, protein MSTFECTQCGLCCLGIGEIVRMDRQISKYGFYVKNEVVGETKAVLITPEYRELFDTDHSIQEEHAAACFFVRKRPDGKYVCTIHPGRLFICKDYHCCAARISKNGEEVGRVKGKVSLVTRDETLKEIWREGVQKQPDKSREEITALLRGQGYSVLFYDGE, encoded by the coding sequence ATGAGTACGTTTGAGTGTACGCAGTGCGGTCTGTGCTGTCTTGGGATCGGCGAGATTGTGCGGATGGACCGCCAGATATCGAAGTACGGGTTTTATGTGAAGAACGAGGTGGTGGGCGAGACCAAAGCGGTTCTTATCACCCCCGAGTACCGCGAACTCTTTGACACCGACCACTCCATTCAGGAAGAGCATGCTGCGGCCTGCTTCTTCGTCCGCAAGCGACCGGACGGAAAGTATGTCTGCACGATTCATCCGGGCCGTCTGTTCATCTGTAAGGATTATCACTGCTGTGCGGCCCGCATCAGCAAGAACGGCGAGGAGGTTGGCCGTGTGAAAGGGAAGGTTTCGCTGGTTACCCGGGATGAGACGCTCAAAGAGATCTGGCGTGAAGGCGTCCAGAAGCAGCCGGATAAATCCCGCGAAGAGATCACCGCCCTCCTCCGCGGTCAGGGGTATTCGGTTCTGTTCTATGACGGAGAATGA
- a CDS encoding DUF6994 family protein, producing MENLHKRDIDIQFDFTTDTPRYWENFWNNNNGLGAGNNDPDTSSKTLQKYHQLLWSKKLPNGENMELSIGSGSNYLTWKNFRFGSDSITASFRYERYRNMIEEIKNAIPNYQSFMENYLRKSYTIGGETIFPKWHGGINQSRGCNPFIKDRWDLTLECIRKYYIDEPSPLYDTLKKDKEFFDLFVDFKGYVDFFYMQDCVSSDYESVVFWLGNGEFLQNPLPKTVDEYIHWINCNMDFVKQRNERIQEAIR from the coding sequence ATGGAGAATCTACATAAGAGAGATATCGACATTCAATTTGATTTTACTACTGATACACCCAGATATTGGGAAAACTTTTGGAATAATAACAATGGGCTTGGTGCCGGAAATAACGACCCAGATACAAGTAGTAAAACATTACAAAAATACCATCAGCTGTTATGGAGCAAAAAATTGCCCAATGGAGAAAATATGGAGCTATCGATTGGATCAGGTTCCAATTATTTAACATGGAAAAATTTTCGATTTGGAAGTGACTCTATTACAGCAAGTTTTCGATATGAGCGTTATCGGAACATGATTGAAGAAATCAAAAATGCTATCCCAAATTATCAATCATTTATGGAAAATTATCTGAGAAAATCTTATACGATAGGGGGAGAAACTATCTTTCCCAAATGGCATGGGGGAATAAATCAATCAAGAGGGTGTAATCCATTTATAAAAGATCGTTGGGATTTAACATTAGAATGTATTAGGAAATACTATATCGATGAGCCAAGTCCCCTCTATGATACGTTGAAAAAAGATAAGGAATTCTTTGACCTATTTGTGGATTTTAAAGGATATGTAGATTTCTTTTATATGCAAGATTGTGTTTCGTCAGATTATGAGTCAGTAGTCTTTTGGCTGGGTAATGGAGAGTTTTTGCAGAACCCATTGCCCAAAACAGTTGATGAGTATATTCACTGGATAAATTGCAATATGGATTTCGTGAAACAGAGAAACGAAAGAATTCAAGAGGCAATACGATAA
- a CDS encoding TIGR00296 family protein, which yields MDLLTDADGAFAVARARELVEAAVRRKPVEEIVYPPAFAHPRGVFVTLTEFGELRGCIGIPYPVMPLSEALEDAAVSAAVRDPRFQPVGPAELADICLEVTVLTPPEALICPPAERWQYVEVGRHGLIVKAGSRSGLLLPQVALEYEWTPSEFLSQTCIKAGLPPSAWRESSCSVFVFEGQIFPCVP from the coding sequence ATGGATCTTCTGACGGATGCTGACGGGGCGTTTGCGGTTGCCCGGGCGAGAGAGCTGGTGGAGGCGGCGGTACGGCGAAAGCCGGTTGAGGAGATTGTGTATCCTCCGGCGTTTGCCCATCCCCGGGGCGTGTTTGTGACGCTGACGGAGTTTGGGGAGCTGCGGGGCTGTATCGGGATTCCGTATCCGGTGATGCCGCTTTCGGAGGCTCTGGAGGATGCGGCGGTTTCTGCGGCGGTGCGGGATCCGCGGTTTCAGCCGGTCGGGCCTGCGGAGCTTGCGGATATTTGTCTGGAGGTGACGGTTCTTACGCCGCCCGAGGCGTTGATCTGCCCGCCTGCGGAACGCTGGCAGTATGTGGAGGTGGGACGTCACGGGCTGATTGTGAAGGCGGGCAGCCGCAGCGGGCTTTTGCTGCCGCAGGTTGCTTTGGAGTATGAGTGGACGCCGTCGGAGTTTCTCAGCCAGACCTGTATCAAGGCGGGGCTTCCGCCGTCGGCGTGGCGGGAGAGTTCGTGCAGTGTGTTTGTGTTTGAGGGGCAGATTTTTCCGTGTGTTCCGTAA
- a CDS encoding winged helix-turn-helix transcriptional regulator, whose amino-acid sequence MTRHTPMQNHIGRYLLTGLLLSALLIGIVSADSSPQISISGVQVRDIAEDIIPIDDGKEILDVKGADALPFWRQILISRLSASSENTPLHDLVLIAAPFLFILLGCFYAARIYSEKQHIESSAARKIFAYIQENPGCSQKQLVAGLPLSRGSVCYHLHKLKTAGKLIQISRNGSTLYYPAGAAAGDQFEQTMFQLLTRKKSGKFLQVLYDHPYANRTELAGFLELSPETLRWYLRRYAREGIVSVEMVETECHYSFTPKARQVYEYLRAQNSRSPDISGQPDGSPCSDVR is encoded by the coding sequence ATGACCCGGCACACCCCCATGCAGAACCATATCGGCAGATATCTCCTGACAGGTCTCCTCCTCTCCGCTCTCCTCATCGGTATCGTTTCCGCAGACTCCTCCCCGCAGATAAGCATCAGCGGCGTTCAGGTACGCGACATCGCAGAAGACATCATCCCTATCGATGACGGCAAGGAAATTCTGGATGTGAAAGGAGCGGACGCCCTCCCCTTCTGGCGGCAGATCCTCATCAGCCGCCTGTCGGCCTCCTCGGAAAATACGCCCCTGCATGATCTGGTCCTCATTGCAGCTCCGTTCCTCTTCATTCTGCTTGGCTGTTTCTATGCTGCCCGGATCTACTCCGAAAAACAGCATATCGAATCCTCCGCCGCCCGGAAGATTTTTGCCTATATCCAGGAAAACCCCGGATGTTCCCAGAAACAACTGGTCGCCGGATTACCGTTATCCCGCGGCTCTGTCTGTTACCACCTGCACAAACTCAAAACCGCCGGAAAACTCATACAAATATCCCGGAACGGATCAACTCTCTACTATCCAGCAGGCGCAGCTGCCGGTGACCAGTTTGAACAGACCATGTTCCAGCTGCTTACCCGGAAAAAATCCGGAAAGTTCCTGCAGGTACTCTATGACCACCCGTACGCAAACCGGACCGAACTTGCCGGATTCCTGGAACTGTCCCCGGAAACCCTCAGATGGTATCTCCGGCGGTATGCCCGGGAAGGAATTGTCTCTGTGGAGATGGTCGAAACAGAGTGTCATTACTCCTTTACGCCGAAAGCCCGACAGGTCTATGAATATCTCCGGGCGCAAAACAGCAGGAGCCCGGACATCTCCGGGCAGCCGGACGGATCGCCGTGTTCTGACGTCCGGTGA
- a CDS encoding SDR family NAD(P)-dependent oxidoreductase: MSDTFKEKICIITGGTSGIGFAVAEELLRRGAVVYVIGSRESSVEKTKPRLAAYPQARFDAVDVADTNAVKRLIDRVVAETGRIDYLFNNAGIAMTYPTELIPYEQWKSLIDTNILGVVNGVYHTLPLMLKQGFGSIINTSSIGGLTWPAYQTGYVLTKSAVLSMTWCMRYEYANRNIRFQAVCPANVATEIFKGSTPPPGAMPVQEAAVEILNGVENNDAIIILPKDLKDIITRLKTEPAFEDWLYTETARLRYESVQKGLPPVDVPDFSAYPGDTV; encoded by the coding sequence ATGTCAGATACCTTCAAAGAAAAAATCTGCATCATAACCGGAGGAACATCCGGAATCGGCTTTGCAGTAGCCGAAGAACTGCTTCGGCGCGGAGCAGTGGTGTATGTAATCGGAAGCCGCGAATCCAGCGTGGAAAAAACAAAACCGCGCCTGGCCGCATACCCGCAGGCACGCTTTGACGCGGTAGACGTGGCGGATACAAACGCCGTGAAGAGACTCATCGACCGTGTTGTCGCAGAAACCGGCAGAATTGACTACCTGTTCAACAACGCCGGAATCGCCATGACCTATCCGACAGAACTGATCCCGTATGAACAGTGGAAATCCCTGATTGACACAAACATCCTGGGCGTGGTGAACGGGGTTTACCACACGCTTCCCCTCATGCTGAAACAGGGATTCGGGAGCATAATCAACACATCCTCCATAGGCGGCCTGACCTGGCCTGCTTACCAGACCGGATATGTTCTCACGAAGTCCGCGGTGCTCTCCATGACATGGTGCATGCGGTATGAGTATGCGAACCGGAACATCCGGTTCCAGGCAGTCTGCCCCGCAAATGTTGCAACAGAGATCTTCAAAGGATCCACACCCCCGCCGGGAGCCATGCCGGTTCAGGAAGCCGCCGTGGAGATCCTGAACGGAGTGGAAAACAATGACGCGATCATTATTCTTCCCAAAGACCTGAAAGACATAATCACCAGACTCAAGACGGAACCGGCCTTCGAGGACTGGCTCTATACAGAAACGGCACGGCTCAGATATGAGTCGGTGCAAAAGGGTCTGCCTCCCGTTGATGTGCCGGATTTCTCTGCATATCCGGGAGATACAGTCTAA
- the hisS gene encoding histidine--tRNA ligase, with translation MLQKPRGTRDFLPAEMAQRRYIERRMRSVAQSFGYGEVQTPMFEEQELFTLKSGEGIIGEMYAFEDKGGRKIALRPEVTAAVVRAYVNEAQVAPKPLRWFYFAECFRYERPQKGRYRQFWQFGCELIGADSPAADAEVIALAYELLKCSGVRFVLKVGHLAPMKHMLAALDAVEQKKVMAALDKRDTDLLQTTLAAIGHPDLYEPLVRLITAATLDEVWAVTGDIPEKERIEETFRYLTAQNIPFVQNFGIARGLDYYTGMVFEGFADNLGAENQILGGGVYRLAHLFGGKDVPSCGFAIGFDRVMVSLGEIVPETAPVVAVVATPGTRTAAYTAAAAFRAAGITVVMDVMDRSFGAQLSSALKSGASYAALIGEKEAAAGTITLKDLTKAAQQEMSLADAVHEVANGSC, from the coding sequence ATGCTGCAAAAACCACGCGGAACGCGGGACTTCCTTCCCGCAGAAATGGCACAGCGAAGATACATCGAACGCCGCATGAGATCTGTCGCCCAGTCCTTCGGCTACGGCGAAGTCCAGACCCCCATGTTCGAAGAGCAGGAACTCTTCACCCTCAAATCCGGCGAAGGAATCATCGGAGAAATGTACGCCTTTGAAGACAAAGGCGGCAGAAAAATCGCACTCCGGCCCGAAGTCACCGCCGCCGTCGTCCGGGCCTACGTCAACGAAGCCCAGGTCGCCCCCAAACCCCTCCGCTGGTTCTACTTCGCCGAATGTTTCCGGTACGAACGCCCCCAGAAAGGACGGTACCGGCAGTTCTGGCAGTTCGGCTGTGAACTGATCGGCGCAGACTCTCCCGCCGCCGACGCCGAAGTCATCGCCCTTGCCTACGAACTCCTCAAATGCTCCGGCGTCCGGTTTGTCCTCAAAGTTGGCCATCTCGCCCCCATGAAACACATGCTCGCCGCCCTTGACGCAGTTGAGCAGAAAAAGGTCATGGCGGCGCTCGACAAACGCGACACCGACCTTCTCCAGACCACCCTCGCCGCAATCGGCCACCCCGACCTCTATGAACCCCTCGTCCGGCTCATCACCGCCGCAACCCTCGACGAAGTCTGGGCCGTTACCGGCGACATCCCCGAAAAAGAACGCATCGAAGAAACCTTCCGCTACCTCACCGCCCAGAACATCCCCTTCGTTCAGAACTTCGGTATCGCCCGCGGACTCGACTACTATACCGGCATGGTCTTTGAAGGATTCGCCGACAACCTCGGCGCCGAAAACCAGATCCTCGGCGGCGGCGTCTACCGGCTGGCACACCTCTTCGGCGGAAAGGATGTGCCAAGCTGCGGGTTTGCTATCGGATTCGACCGCGTCATGGTCTCCCTCGGCGAGATCGTGCCCGAAACCGCACCGGTAGTCGCCGTCGTTGCAACGCCCGGGACGCGGACTGCGGCGTATACCGCAGCCGCCGCGTTCCGTGCGGCAGGTATCACGGTCGTCATGGACGTCATGGACAGGAGTTTTGGGGCCCAACTCTCCTCGGCCCTGAAATCGGGCGCATCCTACGCGGCCCTCATCGGCGAAAAGGAAGCCGCCGCAGGAACCATCACCCTCAAAGACCTGACAAAGGCCGCCCAACAAGAGATGAGCCTTGCAGACGCGGTGCATGAGGTAGCGAATGGTTCTTGCTGA
- a CDS encoding acetoacetate decarboxylase family protein, with the protein MPPHFGGYPYTACYGYLVYEDCTSLSLSYTTDRTTLEQYIPDVFELLKPEITVSSNNAHGVGWMGGGHYGCIALTAPVIHTKTGTKGAYVLVLWEDSAYPILGGREDTGMPKIFCDIGEYAKFGNHASLCGSYNGRNFIDLEMEIQKEFTQDEVTAYGVPVINQFGWRYIGKLNKPGYEVSEPTIYPCELHPTAIASGTGKITWTKLTYQQYPMQAHIIDCLANLPVLEYSGPAMYMKYKQVLRGDLARALE; encoded by the coding sequence ATGCCGCCGCACTTCGGCGGCTACCCCTACACAGCCTGTTACGGCTACCTCGTCTACGAAGACTGCACCAGCCTCTCACTCAGCTACACCACCGACCGCACAACCCTTGAACAGTACATCCCTGACGTCTTTGAACTCCTCAAACCCGAGATCACCGTCAGCAGCAACAACGCCCACGGCGTCGGATGGATGGGCGGCGGACATTACGGCTGCATCGCCCTTACCGCCCCGGTCATCCACACAAAAACCGGAACAAAAGGAGCCTACGTATTAGTTCTCTGGGAAGACAGCGCCTACCCCATTCTCGGCGGACGGGAAGACACCGGCATGCCGAAGATCTTCTGTGACATTGGCGAATACGCCAAATTCGGCAACCATGCCTCACTCTGCGGAAGCTACAACGGCAGAAACTTCATCGACCTGGAAATGGAAATACAAAAAGAGTTCACCCAGGACGAAGTTACCGCCTACGGCGTCCCGGTAATCAACCAGTTCGGCTGGCGTTACATCGGCAAACTCAACAAACCCGGATATGAAGTATCCGAACCAACCATCTATCCCTGCGAGCTGCATCCTACAGCCATCGCATCCGGCACCGGAAAGATCACCTGGACAAAACTCACCTATCAGCAGTACCCCATGCAGGCCCACATCATCGACTGCCTCGCAAACCTCCCCGTTCTGGAGTACTCCGGACCAGCCATGTACATGAAATACAAACAGGTACTCAGAGGAGACCTTGCACGGGCTCTGGAGTAA
- a CDS encoding DNA topoisomerase IV subunit A: MSDPKERDLATKQRLMEIAKVWYDQMDGGDVPSITLPTRTKYNIEYDDASEVWTYGSKESTRNAGTAKSAIHMLKMAYVIAFIKMQLAENRSSTLREMYYISEGWKQAKFHAQNESNYLVEDLEIITNLQREYFHMRPEEDGASIFGPLRVRENTRRGMKEIHCQDDVGEAGYNIPNNVENVELVDHNATCVIALETGGMFSRLQENGFDEEYNTILLHLKGQPTRATRRMLKRMNEELKIPVVVFTDGDPWSYRIYASVAYGSIKAAHMSEFLATPSAQFIGVKPSDIRDYNLPADKLTEQDVNALKAELSDPRFGSDFWKKEINLQLEMGLKSEQQAFASHGLDFVTKEYLPAMLSEIGVLKR, encoded by the coding sequence ATGTCTGATCCAAAAGAACGCGATCTTGCAACCAAGCAGCGGCTGATGGAGATTGCCAAGGTCTGGTATGACCAGATGGACGGAGGCGATGTGCCGTCCATTACGCTGCCGACGCGAACGAAGTACAATATTGAGTATGATGATGCGTCCGAGGTGTGGACGTACGGGTCAAAGGAGAGTACGCGAAACGCGGGGACGGCGAAGTCTGCGATTCATATGCTGAAGATGGCGTATGTGATTGCGTTTATCAAGATGCAGCTGGCGGAGAACCGGTCTTCGACGTTAAGAGAGATGTATTATATCTCGGAAGGCTGGAAACAGGCGAAGTTCCATGCGCAGAATGAGAGTAATTATCTGGTGGAGGATCTGGAGATTATTACGAATCTTCAGCGGGAGTATTTCCATATGCGGCCTGAGGAGGATGGGGCGTCGATTTTTGGTCCGCTGCGGGTGCGGGAAAATACCCGTCGGGGTATGAAGGAGATTCACTGTCAGGATGATGTGGGGGAGGCGGGGTATAATATTCCGAATAATGTGGAGAATGTGGAGCTGGTGGATCACAATGCAACCTGTGTGATTGCGCTTGAGACGGGCGGTATGTTTTCGCGGTTGCAGGAGAATGGGTTTGATGAGGAGTATAATACGATTCTTCTGCATCTGAAGGGGCAGCCGACGCGGGCGACGCGGCGGATGCTGAAGCGGATGAATGAGGAGCTGAAGATTCCGGTTGTTGTTTTTACGGATGGGGATCCCTGGTCCTATCGGATTTATGCGTCGGTTGCGTACGGGTCGATTAAGGCGGCGCATATGTCGGAGTTTTTAGCAACGCCGTCTGCGCAGTTTATTGGGGTGAAGCCGTCGGATATTCGGGATTATAATCTGCCGGCAGATAAGCTGACTGAGCAGGATGTGAATGCGTTGAAGGCGGAGTTGTCGGATCCTCGGTTTGGGTCGGATTTCTGGAAGAAGGAGATTAATTTGCAGTTGGAGATGGGGCTGAAGTCGGAACAGCAGGCGTTTGCGAGCCATGGTCTGGATTTCGTGACGAAGGAGTATCTTCCGGCGATGTTGTCGGAGATAGGCGTTTTGAAGCGATAA
- a CDS encoding ABC transporter permease, with the protein MYVDPITYVVAFGAVVVSFLWLRDTRIYARTGLAGYRKAAYQGVLFTALGWFAAAVAGLADTTLLYLGCGLVLLALYLQSRINRGDVWKGNESALQRLTGAAPRQNPQRKQ; encoded by the coding sequence ATGTACGTTGATCCGATAACCTACGTCGTCGCTTTCGGTGCGGTCGTCGTCTCCTTCCTCTGGCTGCGGGACACCCGCATCTATGCCAGGACCGGCCTTGCAGGCTACCGCAAAGCCGCCTACCAGGGAGTCCTCTTTACTGCCCTCGGATGGTTCGCCGCCGCCGTTGCCGGCCTTGCCGACACCACCCTCCTCTACCTCGGCTGCGGACTTGTCCTCCTCGCCCTCTACCTCCAGTCAAGAATCAACCGGGGCGACGTATGGAAAGGAAACGAATCAGCACTTCAGCGACTCACCGGGGCCGCTCCCCGGCAAAACCCTCAGAGGAAACAATAA
- a CDS encoding bifunctional metallophosphatase/5'-nucleotidase gives MNPKNRIYLAVVSAAVILLAVVLAISMGTAGNEEVTITIYHTNDMHGHLADLAYTIPLRSATPNSLLVSAGDDTQGTLLTTATNGTAVMTLMNAADYDLMTLGNHEFDKGAGHAAELAGLAEFPVLSANTIYPNGTALLGSDGNLIIETGGKRIGFFGITTTETSGPYAEFLCTDEIRAAKNQTIRLAEKDADLIVALVHIGNDPSSSPTSYDLAAAVPEIDLIIDGHSHTVIQDRVGNTTIVQTGAFFQNLGRINITFTADGPSIEPSLIPAAVLRNGTADPAYAALYANLSDLSGAGYERVIGNSATPLAANGEDGTRLVRMQEMPLGDLVADSMRWYAETTLAGTEREGLPVVAAVNGGGVRENLPAGDLTLGDAYTVLPFGNMVTLLCISPSELYAALENGVSCLPGANGRFLQVAGMRVTIDAKAVPQSRVVSVELAESGRVLDRNDTTTELVFATNSFVASGAEGYAMFAGKHPIEETTVDAVVFAEYLTVLTKQGGGSFTYAVPARILG, from the coding sequence ATGAACCCGAAAAACCGGATATATCTCGCAGTCGTTTCTGCGGCAGTCATTCTTCTTGCGGTTGTTCTCGCCATAAGCATGGGAACCGCAGGAAACGAAGAGGTAACGATCACCATCTACCACACCAACGACATGCACGGCCATCTTGCGGATCTGGCCTACACCATTCCCCTTCGCAGCGCAACACCCAACTCCCTCCTGGTAAGTGCGGGCGACGATACGCAGGGGACACTGCTTACGACCGCCACAAACGGGACGGCAGTCATGACCCTGATGAACGCCGCAGACTATGATCTGATGACACTGGGAAACCATGAGTTCGACAAAGGAGCAGGACATGCCGCAGAGCTTGCCGGACTTGCGGAGTTTCCGGTTCTTTCGGCGAACACGATCTATCCGAACGGTACGGCACTGCTCGGCAGCGACGGAAATCTCATCATCGAGACCGGAGGGAAACGTATCGGGTTTTTCGGGATAACGACGACCGAAACGTCCGGGCCGTACGCGGAGTTCCTCTGCACGGACGAGATCCGTGCGGCGAAGAACCAGACGATCCGGCTTGCGGAGAAGGACGCGGATCTGATTGTGGCTCTGGTGCATATCGGGAATGATCCCTCCTCGTCCCCGACCTCATATGATCTTGCGGCGGCGGTGCCGGAGATTGATCTGATCATCGACGGCCACAGTCACACGGTGATTCAGGACAGGGTAGGAAACACGACGATTGTGCAGACCGGCGCATTTTTCCAGAATCTCGGACGGATCAACATCACGTTTACCGCGGACGGGCCGTCGATTGAGCCGTCCCTGATTCCGGCGGCGGTTCTCCGGAACGGCACTGCGGATCCGGCATACGCGGCACTGTATGCGAATCTGTCGGATCTGTCCGGGGCAGGGTATGAGAGAGTTATCGGAAACTCGGCAACGCCGCTTGCGGCGAACGGGGAGGACGGGACGCGGCTCGTCCGGATGCAGGAGATGCCGCTCGGTGATCTGGTTGCCGATTCGATGCGGTGGTATGCGGAAACGACACTTGCGGGTACGGAACGGGAAGGTCTGCCGGTTGTTGCGGCGGTAAACGGCGGCGGGGTGCGGGAGAATCTTCCTGCAGGAGATCTGACGCTGGGCGATGCTTATACGGTGCTGCCGTTCGGGAATATGGTGACGCTGCTCTGTATTTCACCCTCAGAGTTGTATGCGGCTCTGGAGAACGGGGTTTCCTGTCTGCCGGGTGCGAACGGGAGGTTTTTGCAGGTTGCCGGTATGCGGGTGACGATTGATGCAAAGGCCGTGCCGCAAAGCCGGGTTGTTTCGGTGGAACTTGCGGAGAGCGGGAGAGTTCTTGACCGTAATGATACCACGACGGAACTGGTGTTTGCGACGAACAGTTTTGTTGCTTCGGGTGCGGAGGGGTATGCGATGTTTGCCGGGAAACATCCGATCGAGGAGACGACCGTGGATGCGGTGGTGTTTGCGGAGTATCTGACGGTTCTGACAAAGCAGGGCGGGGGGAGTTTTACCTATGCGGTTCCGGCAAGGATTCTTGGATGA
- a CDS encoding DNA topoisomerase VI subunit B: protein MVLADELAKKQRSISVAEFFEKNKHMLGFDSPTRGIITTIKEAIDNSLDACEEAEVLPDILVSVRKLGGDVFRVVVEDNGPGIIPEKMPAVFAKLLYGSRFHQVRQTRGQQGIGISAAVLYAQLTTGKPTLVISRTGAKTKAHRMTLVIKTETNEPEVLSHEEIDWVLPHGTRIELEFKSTMQAKKKLLEYLKYTSVVNPHARFRVEIDDESFTFDRVSNDVPPCPVAIKPHPYGIELGVLKRMTAASDLPLKEFLIETFSKVGEKTAQEICSVAKLDAKVRVNTIQLEQLNPLLDAMQTVKIPAPTASQCLSPITEDLIVKGMEKEFQLDFIKARTRPGNVFGGNSFIVEAAIGYGGKLPSEGNALILRFANRVPLLYQQGACAITSAIANVNWKNYGVSQQGLPMGPILILVHVAATNVPFTSESKDAVASVPEVEREITLALQELGRDLKLFLNRRDKNKLQDDRARAICAVIPLIAQKVGEIVELPPPDTSLIEGRIMRRVVLKKGSADGRIRIRIDNYTTKDQQVSLYDISGDSAADATVPPDFVTEMEGEYTKVWKRTLPAGESFEVSYTGTGGGIVDMQGIAENLKVVVDLDV from the coding sequence ATGGTTCTTGCTGACGAACTCGCCAAGAAACAGCGAAGCATCAGTGTAGCAGAATTTTTTGAAAAGAACAAACATATGCTTGGCTTTGATTCCCCCACACGGGGAATCATCACCACCATTAAAGAAGCCATCGACAACTCGCTTGACGCCTGCGAAGAGGCCGAAGTCCTGCCCGACATCCTGGTCTCGGTGCGCAAACTGGGCGGCGACGTATTCCGCGTCGTCGTCGAGGATAACGGACCCGGCATCATCCCCGAAAAGATGCCTGCTGTTTTTGCCAAACTGCTCTACGGCTCCCGGTTCCATCAGGTGCGCCAGACCCGCGGTCAGCAGGGTATCGGCATCTCGGCGGCGGTCCTCTACGCCCAGCTGACGACCGGCAAACCGACGCTGGTTATCTCCCGCACGGGTGCAAAGACGAAGGCACACCGAATGACACTCGTCATCAAGACCGAGACGAACGAACCCGAAGTGCTCTCGCATGAAGAGATCGACTGGGTGCTCCCGCACGGTACCCGCATCGAGCTTGAGTTCAAAAGCACGATGCAGGCAAAGAAGAAACTGCTCGAGTACCTCAAGTACACCTCGGTCGTCAACCCGCACGCCCGGTTCCGGGTGGAGATCGATGATGAGTCCTTCACGTTTGACCGCGTCTCAAACGATGTGCCGCCCTGCCCGGTAGCCATCAAGCCGCATCCGTATGGTATCGAACTTGGCGTACTGAAACGCATGACGGCGGCGTCCGACCTGCCCTTGAAGGAGTTCTTAATCGAAACCTTCTCCAAAGTGGGCGAGAAGACGGCGCAGGAGATCTGTTCCGTGGCAAAACTGGACGCAAAGGTTCGCGTGAACACGATTCAGCTGGAACAGCTGAACCCGCTGCTGGACGCGATGCAGACGGTAAAGATTCCCGCACCGACCGCGTCCCAGTGCCTGTCGCCGATCACCGAAGATCTGATCGTGAAGGGAATGGAAAAGGAGTTTCAGCTGGACTTCATCAAGGCCCGGACGCGTCCCGGCAATGTGTTCGGCGGGAACTCGTTTATTGTGGAGGCGGCTATCGGTTACGGAGGTAAGCTGCCGTCTGAGGGCAACGCCCTGATTCTCCGGTTCGCCAACCGTGTTCCTCTGCTGTATCAGCAGGGGGCGTGTGCGATCACGTCCGCGATTGCGAACGTGAACTGGAAGAACTACGGGGTGTCCCAGCAGGGTCTGCCGATGGGGCCGATTCTGATTCTCGTCCACGTAGCGGCAACGAATGTGCCGTTCACGAGCGAGTCGAAGGATGCGGTGGCTTCCGTGCCGGAGGTTGAGCGGGAGATTACGCTTGCACTCCAAGAGCTGGGCCGCGATCTGAAACTGTTTTTGAATCGCCGCGATAAAAACAAGCTTCAGGACGACCGTGCCCGGGCGATTTGTGCGGTGATTCCGTTAATCGCCCAGAAGGTCGGAGAGATTGTAGAACTTCCGCCGCCGGACACGTCGCTGATTGAGGGGAGAATCATGCGGCGGGTTGTCCTGAAGAAGGGGTCGGCGGACGGCAGGATCCGAATCCGGATAGACAACTACACGACGAAGGATCAACAGGTGTCGCTGTATGACATATCGGGCGACTCGGCGGCTGACGCCACCGTTCCGCCCGATTTTGTGACGGAGATGGAAGGCGAGTACACGAAGGTGTGGAAGCGGACGCTTCCTGCCGGGGAAAGTTTTGAGGTGTCCTATACGGGCACCGGAGGAGGTATTGTGGATATGCAGGGGATAGCAGAAAATCTGAAAGTGGTGGTGGATTTAGATGTCTGA